The following are from one region of the Sandaracinus amylolyticus genome:
- a CDS encoding MarR family winged helix-turn-helix transcriptional regulator, with protein sequence MAHSEHGVQRGSDIDRIVETILYLYTESRRVTKTVARGMGLTGPQVTALKILEAVGEISLSELSERMSARNSTITGIVDRMERDGLVVRERSETDRRVVKIRATERGSQIARGVPVTAMELFGSALKSLSASDRAELRRILAKLADRVRIEIEEREKMGGADTAARDGD encoded by the coding sequence GTGGCGCACTCGGAGCACGGCGTTCAACGCGGCAGCGACATCGATCGGATCGTCGAGACCATCCTCTATCTCTACACGGAGAGCCGGAGGGTCACGAAGACGGTCGCGCGCGGGATGGGCCTCACCGGGCCGCAGGTCACCGCGCTGAAGATCCTCGAGGCGGTCGGCGAGATCTCGCTCTCCGAGCTCAGCGAGCGCATGAGCGCGCGCAACTCGACGATCACCGGCATCGTCGATCGCATGGAGCGCGACGGGCTCGTGGTGCGCGAGCGCAGCGAGACCGATCGGCGCGTCGTGAAGATCCGCGCGACCGAGCGCGGCTCGCAGATCGCGCGGGGTGTTCCGGTGACCGCGATGGAGCTCTTCGGCAGCGCGCTCAAGTCGCTCTCGGCGAGCGATCGCGCGGAGCTGCGGCGCATCCTCGCGAAGCTCGCGGACCGCGTGCGCATCGAGATCGAGGAGCGCGAGAAGATGGGTGGCGCGGACACTGCCGCGCGCGACGGGGATTGA
- a CDS encoding DedA family protein, translated as MDALIGLFHSLIDIIRNPGHLIEWGGYPGMALIVFLETGALVFFLPGDSLLVMAGLYAAQGSLDLGLLNLILIPCAIIGDATSYWMGAKTGPRIFSRPKSFFFDPKHALAARDFYEKHGGKAIIISRFMPLVRTFVPVIAGVAQMPYRRFAMYNVIGAVSWVASMTIIGYALGQVPGVIQHIEKIIILVVLISVAPGVVQWLRTRMAAKRAATETTPS; from the coding sequence ATGGACGCGCTGATTGGTCTGTTCCACTCCCTGATCGACATCATCCGGAACCCGGGGCACCTCATCGAGTGGGGCGGGTACCCGGGCATGGCGCTCATCGTCTTCCTCGAGACGGGCGCGCTCGTGTTCTTCCTGCCCGGCGACTCGCTGCTCGTGATGGCGGGTCTCTACGCGGCGCAGGGCTCGCTCGATCTCGGTCTGTTGAACCTGATCCTGATCCCGTGCGCCATCATCGGTGACGCGACGTCGTACTGGATGGGCGCGAAGACCGGTCCGCGCATCTTCAGCCGTCCGAAGTCGTTCTTCTTCGATCCGAAGCACGCGCTCGCGGCGCGCGACTTCTACGAGAAGCACGGCGGCAAGGCGATCATCATCTCGCGCTTCATGCCGCTGGTCCGCACGTTCGTGCCGGTGATCGCGGGCGTGGCGCAGATGCCGTACCGCCGCTTCGCAATGTACAACGTGATCGGCGCGGTCTCGTGGGTCGCGTCGATGACGATCATCGGGTACGCGCTCGGTCAGGTGCCCGGCGTCATCCAGCACATCGAGAAGATCATCATCCTCGTCGTGCTCATCTCGGTCGCGCCCGGCGTCGTGCAGTGGCTGCGCACGCGCATGGCGGCGAAGCGCGCCGCGACCGAGACGACCCCGAGCTGA
- a CDS encoding enoyl-CoA hydratase-related protein: MEARAYRTLLVAQTGAVATITMNKPERKNPLGPEMVNELCWALDDAKDDASVRAVVLTGAGGAFSAGGDLKQMSGGTDGGPEPLAPRGDYVDLLLRFTTIGKPTIARVPGIAMGGGLGLVASCDFAIGCESATFGTPEIKRGLFPMMIMAVLRRVVSRRRLMDMMLLGEKLDAREAERIELISRCVPDAELDAAVSALAEKLAAQSPTAMRMGLAAFHAQADRDLAGALPYLRDRLVAILGTEDAREGLMAFMEKRTPQWTGR, encoded by the coding sequence ATGGAGGCGCGCGCGTATCGGACCCTGCTCGTCGCGCAGACGGGCGCGGTGGCGACGATCACGATGAACAAGCCCGAGCGGAAGAACCCGCTCGGGCCCGAGATGGTGAACGAGCTCTGCTGGGCGCTCGACGACGCGAAGGACGACGCGTCGGTCCGCGCGGTCGTCCTGACCGGCGCGGGCGGTGCGTTCAGCGCGGGCGGGGATCTCAAGCAGATGTCGGGCGGCACGGACGGCGGGCCCGAGCCGCTCGCGCCGCGCGGCGACTACGTGGATCTGCTGCTGCGCTTCACGACGATCGGGAAGCCGACGATCGCGCGGGTGCCGGGGATCGCGATGGGCGGTGGGCTCGGGCTGGTCGCGTCGTGCGACTTCGCGATCGGGTGCGAGAGCGCGACGTTCGGGACCCCCGAGATCAAGCGCGGGCTCTTCCCGATGATGATCATGGCGGTGCTGCGTCGTGTCGTGAGCCGGCGGCGGCTGATGGACATGATGCTGCTCGGCGAGAAGCTCGACGCGCGCGAGGCCGAGCGCATCGAGCTGATCTCGAGGTGCGTGCCCGACGCGGAGCTCGATGCCGCGGTGAGCGCGCTCGCGGAGAAGCTCGCGGCGCAGTCGCCGACCGCGATGCGGATGGGGCTCGCGGCGTTCCACGCGCAGGCGGATCGTGATCTCGCGGGCGCCCTGCCCTATCTGCGCGATCGGCTCGTGGCGATCCTCGGCACCGAGGACGCGCGCGAAGGGCTGATGGCGTTCATGGAGAAGCGCACGCCGCAGTGGACCGGTCGCTGA
- the secD gene encoding protein translocase subunit SecD, with protein sequence MDRGWYLRLGFVVTCVVAAWLALWPSVDAWIPAPEWVKSTFTHQIAPGLDIRGGLRLQYEVEVDEAVADRRDFRAQQVVERLCQQFEICEENEPPTREQLDETAERVRVATAGEQGFRLTFTNPEDVAELDRDLITSFGDLREAQRTETTVTLELRDDSLERLRDTAVEQARETIGNRIDEMGLREASVMTRDTDIIVELPGASEAQFQQMREIIARTARLEFKVVDDLADFVQTLQDLPEGIERASEVVSAGEENPQEIVYYLTASGEGSRDRLQAYVLSLRDSGQIPEDHQLAIGQADQGEPEEGEEVEEAWRTYYLYDRAELTGDAIDDASVSVDPQDNQPYVSIVFNGAGARAFERLTGANVKRRMAIVLDDRVASAPVIQQRIGGGRAQITLGGFRDYNQILNEANQLTIVLRAGALPAPIRPANEQLIGPTLGADSIVQGAIGAGLGVLLVLLFMAFYYQVGGLVADVAVFLNVIFLLAVLAAFEATLTMPGIAGIALTIGMAVDANVLINERIRDEMRLGKSPRSAVELGYQRAFTSIFDSQITTFIAGVVLYQYGSGPIRGFAVTLMIGIVTSLFTGVFCSKVVFDWVVRGLKVRRLPVG encoded by the coding sequence ATGGACAGGGGCTGGTACCTTCGTTTGGGGTTCGTCGTCACGTGTGTCGTGGCGGCTTGGCTGGCGCTCTGGCCGAGCGTGGATGCTTGGATTCCCGCGCCCGAGTGGGTGAAGAGCACGTTCACCCACCAGATCGCGCCTGGTCTCGACATCCGCGGCGGTCTCCGCCTGCAGTACGAGGTCGAGGTCGACGAGGCGGTCGCGGATCGACGTGACTTCCGCGCGCAGCAGGTGGTCGAGCGGCTCTGCCAGCAGTTCGAGATCTGCGAGGAGAACGAGCCGCCGACGCGCGAGCAGCTCGACGAGACCGCGGAGCGCGTGCGCGTGGCGACGGCGGGCGAGCAGGGCTTCCGCCTCACGTTCACGAACCCCGAGGACGTCGCGGAGCTCGATCGCGATCTGATCACCAGCTTCGGTGATCTCCGCGAGGCGCAGCGCACCGAGACGACCGTCACGCTCGAGCTGCGCGACGACAGCCTCGAGCGCCTGCGCGACACCGCGGTGGAGCAGGCGCGCGAGACGATCGGCAACCGCATCGACGAGATGGGTCTGCGCGAGGCGTCGGTCATGACGCGCGACACCGACATCATCGTCGAGCTTCCGGGCGCGAGCGAGGCGCAGTTCCAGCAGATGCGCGAGATCATCGCGCGCACTGCCCGCCTCGAGTTCAAGGTCGTCGACGACCTCGCGGACTTCGTGCAGACGCTGCAGGACCTCCCCGAGGGCATCGAGCGCGCGAGCGAGGTCGTGTCCGCGGGCGAAGAGAACCCGCAGGAGATCGTCTACTACCTCACCGCGTCGGGCGAGGGCTCGCGTGATCGCCTCCAGGCGTACGTGCTCTCGCTGCGTGACTCGGGGCAGATCCCCGAGGACCACCAGCTCGCGATCGGCCAGGCCGATCAGGGCGAGCCCGAAGAGGGCGAAGAGGTCGAGGAGGCGTGGCGCACGTACTACCTCTACGACCGCGCCGAGCTGACGGGTGACGCGATCGACGACGCCTCGGTGTCCGTCGATCCGCAGGACAACCAGCCCTACGTCTCGATCGTCTTCAACGGCGCGGGCGCGCGCGCGTTCGAGCGCCTCACCGGCGCGAACGTGAAGCGCCGCATGGCGATCGTGCTCGACGATCGCGTCGCGTCGGCCCCGGTGATCCAGCAGCGCATCGGCGGTGGCCGCGCGCAGATCACGCTCGGCGGGTTCCGCGACTACAACCAGATCCTCAACGAGGCGAACCAGCTCACGATCGTGCTGCGCGCCGGCGCGCTCCCCGCGCCGATCCGCCCCGCGAACGAGCAGCTGATCGGGCCGACGCTCGGCGCCGACTCGATCGTCCAGGGCGCGATCGGCGCCGGTCTCGGCGTGCTCCTCGTACTGCTGTTCATGGCGTTCTACTACCAGGTCGGCGGTCTGGTCGCGGACGTCGCGGTGTTCCTCAACGTCATCTTCCTGCTCGCGGTGCTCGCCGCGTTCGAGGCGACGTTGACGATGCCCGGCATCGCGGGCATCGCGCTCACGATCGGTATGGCCGTCGACGCGAACGTGCTGATCAACGAGCGCATCCGCGACGAGATGCGCCTCGGGAAATCGCCGCGGTCCGCGGTCGAGCTCGGCTACCAGCGCGCGTTCACGTCGATCTTCGACAGCCAGATCACGACGTTCATCGCGGGCGTGGTCCTCTATCAGTACGGCAGCGGCCCGATCCGTGGCTTCGCCGTGACCCTGATGATCGGCATCGTCACGTCGCTCTTCACCGGCGTGTTCTGCTCGAAGGTCGTGTTCGACTGGGTCGTTCGCGGGCTGAAGGTCCGCCGGCTTCCGGTGGGGTGA
- a CDS encoding efflux RND transporter permease subunit yields the protein MDALAAVVTARRRTVLLLVAMFVTFAAIQLPRLQTDSSPENLLISYGGYADRARVFRESFGDTDSVVAILVEAADATQLEPLRYVHRLSKHLASQDYAVRVESLTVTPLPGARVEAEATLDDLEGLDDLEEPDSADARAEAALQVLVAAEPERFPMGLYSVAERVGDGEADTRAVVQGDEVTEDEATAIRTAIEDLPLVDGRLVSRDRTLAAVVAFLDPALGTGQRRLEAVHRIDAWLAANPPPAGITVHPAGIPHLRAKISDAMLEDQTILVPLSLLVCIALLYASFRWWPGTLLTLATVGASVVSVLGIMALVGEPLTILMNTLPTLLIIMGISEAVHVVARYVEETRRSPDRVAAARRAIRQLAVACFLTSFTTSVGFASLLVAQTEMLRRFGLVASIGVMVSYVILVTFVPAALTFFPTPSEGQVKGEDPLPRGKLEAILVRVTAYVVRHAKAVLVVAVLLTIPCAWAYSAIQVDTSLRDTFDPSDPIVRATQLVDERLDGIRPLEVMIEADEDGALRDPRALETFDRIARWAATQDGVLRTTTPGDFLWETWRRIAGVGRDDARTPFRSPEQVDALLALLDRLERSPVDAYLTDDGRRARIEIRLGDIGAQRSIRLIRAIEQKLEEELAPLHVTYSTFGEAYIGSHGADAVVQDMFGSLSLSALVIFATIALLFRSVKLGLLAIPPNVIPQIATVAWMVARGIPLNASTAIVFSVAIGVSVDLTIHAFARLVEEEERGLWRRAALVRAARGTGRAIVVSCATLVMGFGVLLLSGFVPVRQFGELIAVALSTSLVATLIFQPALMMLVGRLRRPRA from the coding sequence TTGGACGCTCTCGCGGCCGTGGTGACGGCGCGGCGCCGAACGGTGCTGCTCCTCGTCGCGATGTTCGTGACGTTCGCGGCGATCCAGCTGCCGCGCCTGCAGACCGACTCGTCGCCGGAGAACCTGCTCATCTCGTATGGCGGGTACGCCGATCGCGCGCGCGTGTTCCGCGAGTCGTTCGGCGACACCGACAGCGTGGTCGCGATCCTCGTGGAAGCCGCGGACGCGACGCAGCTCGAGCCGCTGCGCTACGTGCATCGACTCTCGAAGCACCTCGCGTCGCAGGACTACGCGGTGCGCGTCGAGAGCCTCACCGTCACGCCGCTGCCCGGCGCGCGGGTCGAGGCCGAGGCGACCCTCGACGATCTCGAGGGGCTCGACGATCTCGAAGAGCCCGACAGCGCCGATGCACGCGCCGAAGCGGCGCTCCAGGTGCTGGTCGCGGCGGAGCCCGAGCGCTTCCCGATGGGCCTCTACAGCGTCGCCGAGCGCGTCGGTGACGGCGAGGCCGACACCCGCGCGGTCGTGCAGGGCGACGAGGTCACCGAGGACGAGGCCACCGCGATCCGCACCGCGATCGAGGATCTGCCGCTCGTCGACGGTCGCCTCGTGTCGCGGGATCGCACGCTCGCTGCGGTCGTCGCGTTCCTCGATCCCGCGCTCGGCACCGGCCAGCGCCGCCTCGAGGCCGTTCACCGCATCGACGCGTGGCTCGCCGCGAACCCGCCGCCCGCGGGGATCACGGTGCATCCCGCGGGCATCCCGCATCTGCGCGCGAAGATCAGCGACGCGATGCTCGAGGATCAGACGATCCTCGTCCCGCTCTCGCTGCTCGTCTGCATCGCGCTGCTCTACGCGTCGTTCCGGTGGTGGCCGGGCACGCTGCTCACGCTCGCGACGGTCGGTGCCTCGGTCGTGTCGGTGCTCGGGATCATGGCGCTCGTCGGCGAGCCGCTGACGATCCTGATGAACACGCTCCCGACGCTGCTCATCATCATGGGCATATCGGAGGCGGTTCACGTCGTCGCGCGCTACGTCGAGGAGACGCGACGCTCACCCGATCGTGTCGCGGCCGCGCGGCGTGCGATCCGACAGCTCGCGGTCGCGTGCTTCCTGACGTCGTTCACGACCAGCGTGGGCTTCGCGTCGCTGCTGGTCGCGCAGACCGAGATGCTGCGGCGCTTCGGTCTCGTCGCGTCGATCGGCGTGATGGTCTCGTACGTCATCCTCGTGACGTTCGTGCCCGCGGCGCTGACGTTCTTCCCCACGCCCAGCGAGGGCCAGGTGAAGGGCGAAGATCCGCTGCCGCGCGGCAAGCTCGAGGCGATCCTCGTGCGCGTCACCGCGTACGTGGTGCGCCACGCGAAGGCGGTGCTCGTCGTCGCGGTGCTGCTGACGATCCCGTGCGCGTGGGCGTACAGCGCGATCCAGGTCGACACGTCGCTGCGCGACACGTTCGATCCGAGCGACCCGATCGTGCGCGCGACGCAGCTCGTCGACGAGCGCCTCGACGGCATCCGCCCGCTCGAGGTGATGATCGAGGCGGACGAGGACGGCGCGCTGCGCGATCCGCGCGCGCTCGAGACGTTCGATCGCATCGCGCGCTGGGCGGCCACGCAGGACGGAGTGCTGCGGACCACGACGCCCGGTGATTTCCTCTGGGAGACGTGGCGCCGCATCGCGGGCGTCGGGCGCGACGATGCGCGCACGCCGTTCCGCTCGCCCGAGCAGGTCGACGCGCTGCTCGCGCTGCTCGATCGTCTCGAGCGCAGCCCGGTCGATGCGTACCTCACCGACGACGGGCGTCGCGCGCGCATCGAGATCCGCCTCGGCGACATCGGCGCGCAGCGGAGCATCCGGCTCATCCGCGCGATCGAGCAGAAGCTCGAGGAGGAGCTCGCGCCGCTGCACGTGACCTACTCGACGTTCGGCGAGGCGTACATCGGCTCGCACGGCGCGGACGCGGTCGTGCAGGACATGTTCGGGAGCCTCTCGCTCTCGGCGCTCGTGATCTTCGCGACGATCGCGCTGCTCTTCCGCAGCGTGAAGCTCGGTCTCCTCGCGATCCCGCCGAACGTGATCCCGCAGATCGCGACGGTCGCGTGGATGGTCGCGCGCGGCATCCCGCTCAACGCGAGCACCGCGATCGTGTTCTCGGTCGCGATCGGCGTGAGCGTCGATCTGACGATCCACGCGTTCGCACGGCTGGTGGAGGAAGAGGAGCGCGGCCTGTGGCGGCGCGCGGCGCTGGTGCGCGCGGCGCGCGGCACCGGACGCGCGATCGTCGTCTCGTGCGCGACGCTCGTGATGGGCTTCGGCGTGCTGCTGCTGAGCGGGTTCGTGCCGGTGCGCCAGTTCGGCGAGCTGATCGCGGTCGCGCTCTCGACGTCGCTCGTCGCGACGCTGATCTTCCAGCCCGCGCTCATGATGCTGGTGGGTCGGCTTCGCCGCCCTCGGGCGTGA
- the secF gene encoding protein translocase subunit SecF — MEFIKPGRVFDFMRYRTAAVATSSILVLLSVLSLFWPGPNFGIDFTGGTEVQLRFRGDISTAELRETLEGLEYQSPDVIAVQGAANEYIVRVREVSTLPADIDERIRTELGNTLGDTEVIALRVSPGGDKVSVRLGASAEPAQIRTALEASGVSLRGDVVRFGPESDFRYEANLVGVADRLVSQLEEQLGERGPEEPLRIEWVGPRAGEQLRNSALKALLYAIAFIMVYVAFRFDLRFAPGGIIALIHDAVITVGVFVLVQREFNLTTIASLLTIIGYSINDTIVIYDRIRENTARHRGKSMAELINISTSEMLSRTIVTSGVTLLAIVPFFIWGTQVIQDIAFALFIGFLAGVYSTIYIAAPVTEWFDKVVFAKARERALAAARGRAAAGT, encoded by the coding sequence ATGGAGTTCATCAAGCCCGGTCGTGTGTTCGACTTCATGCGCTACCGCACCGCCGCGGTGGCCACGTCGTCGATCCTCGTCCTCCTCAGCGTGCTCTCGCTCTTCTGGCCGGGGCCCAACTTCGGCATCGACTTCACCGGCGGCACCGAGGTCCAGCTGCGCTTCCGCGGCGACATCTCGACCGCCGAGCTCCGCGAGACGCTCGAGGGACTCGAGTACCAGAGCCCCGACGTCATCGCGGTCCAGGGCGCGGCCAACGAGTACATCGTGCGCGTCCGCGAGGTCTCGACGCTCCCTGCGGACATCGACGAGCGCATCCGCACCGAGCTCGGCAACACGCTCGGCGACACCGAGGTGATCGCGCTCCGCGTCTCGCCCGGTGGCGACAAGGTCTCGGTGCGCCTCGGCGCGTCGGCCGAGCCGGCGCAGATCCGCACGGCCCTCGAGGCCTCGGGCGTGAGCCTTCGCGGCGATGTCGTTCGCTTCGGCCCCGAGAGCGACTTCCGCTACGAGGCGAACCTCGTGGGCGTCGCCGACCGCCTGGTCTCGCAGCTCGAGGAGCAGCTCGGCGAGCGCGGTCCCGAGGAGCCGCTGCGCATCGAGTGGGTCGGCCCCCGCGCCGGCGAGCAGCTGCGCAACTCGGCGCTCAAGGCGCTGCTCTACGCGATCGCGTTCATCATGGTGTACGTCGCGTTCCGCTTCGATCTGCGGTTCGCGCCGGGCGGCATCATCGCCCTCATCCACGACGCGGTGATCACGGTCGGTGTGTTCGTGCTGGTGCAGCGCGAGTTCAACCTGACGACGATCGCGTCGCTGCTGACGATCATCGGCTACTCGATCAACGACACGATCGTCATCTACGACCGCATCCGCGAGAACACGGCGCGGCACCGCGGCAAGTCGATGGCGGAGCTGATCAACATCAGCACGTCGGAGATGCTCTCGCGCACGATCGTCACGTCGGGCGTGACGCTGCTCGCGATCGTCCCCTTCTTCATCTGGGGCACCCAGGTGATCCAGGACATCGCGTTCGCGCTCTTCATCGGCTTCCTCGCCGGCGTCTACTCGACGATCTACATCGCGGCGCCCGTGACCGAGTGGTTCGACAAGGTCGTGTTCGCGAAGGCGCGCGAGCGCGCGCTTGCGGCGGCGCGTGGACGCGCGGCGGCGGGAACCTGA
- a CDS encoding 3-keto-5-aminohexanoate cleavage protein, with protein sequence MGFEDKVVVTCALTGVLANRKQCPGIPYTPVEIAEDAKRAYDAGASVVHIHARNDDGSPTFEPSVFARIKEEVRKRCPIILNFSTGVLGDDVSQPVEIIKAVRPEIAALNMGTMNYAKYSESRKQFMFDMIFPNPYSKILTLLEAMNEAGVKPELECFDTGHNAGIKPLLHMGALREPYQFSFIVGVLGGIPQSVESLQLQTKIMPAGSEWEVIAISHGHWRMLATALVLGGNIRTGLEDHLYLPNGQMAKNNGELVEVAVRMTRDVGREPATVEEARKILRLNELAAGREAARDVGHVIAS encoded by the coding sequence ATGGGCTTCGAGGACAAGGTCGTCGTCACCTGCGCGCTCACCGGCGTGCTCGCGAATCGCAAGCAGTGCCCTGGCATCCCGTACACACCGGTCGAGATCGCGGAGGACGCGAAGCGCGCGTACGACGCGGGCGCGAGCGTGGTGCACATCCACGCGCGCAACGACGACGGCTCGCCGACGTTCGAGCCGAGCGTGTTCGCGCGCATCAAGGAAGAGGTGCGCAAGCGCTGCCCGATCATCCTGAACTTCTCGACGGGCGTGCTCGGCGACGACGTCTCGCAGCCGGTCGAGATCATCAAGGCGGTCCGGCCCGAGATCGCGGCGCTCAACATGGGCACGATGAACTACGCGAAGTACTCGGAGTCGCGGAAGCAGTTCATGTTCGACATGATCTTCCCGAACCCGTACTCGAAGATCCTCACGCTGCTCGAGGCGATGAACGAGGCGGGCGTGAAGCCCGAGCTCGAGTGCTTCGACACCGGGCACAACGCGGGCATCAAGCCGCTGCTGCACATGGGCGCGCTGCGCGAGCCCTATCAGTTCTCGTTCATCGTCGGCGTGCTGGGCGGCATCCCGCAGAGCGTCGAGTCGTTGCAGCTGCAGACGAAGATCATGCCCGCCGGGAGCGAGTGGGAGGTCATCGCGATCTCGCACGGCCACTGGCGCATGCTCGCGACGGCGCTGGTGCTCGGCGGGAACATCCGTACCGGGCTCGAGGATCATCTCTATCTGCCGAACGGACAGATGGCGAAGAACAACGGCGAGCTCGTCGAGGTCGCGGTGCGGATGACGCGCGACGTGGGACGCGAGCCCGCGACGGTGGAAGAGGCGCGGAAGATCCTGCGCCTGAACGAGCTCGCTGCGGGCCGCGAGGCGGCGCGCGACGTGGGCCACGTGATCGCGAGCTGA
- the recJ gene encoding single-stranded-DNA-specific exonuclease RecJ → MAANDPSAAQELGRALGISPTIAQVLMHRGLQDPAAAREYLEPRLSGLTIPDGMIDRGAAADRLARAIRARERIAVFGDYDVDGTTSTAILCDALEQMGGDVVALVASRFAGGYGLSAPALERVRATGATLLVTCDCGSSDHPRVAAARAAGIDVIVVDHHLVPAEPLPANAFLNPHRPDCAFPYKGLSSAGLALSLAAAVRAVLGAKLDLRELLDLVALGTIADVAPLDGDNRRLVRAGLVRLAQPTRPGLVALREQARMRAGGSLGGIDVAFRLAPRLNAAGRLGDPAITVALLRARSMVDARAHAIAIEALNDERKAITRRITEEAVAQVREVYAGRHDGGIVVASEGWHRGVVGIVAARLVDLFDAPVLAIAIEDGVGHGSGRTPAGFPLYDAIKTCRDELITFGGHQAAAGLSVRATRVDALRGAFDDACRTLRAQRGDVDTSKRIDVVLDASSYPLPRASELALLEPLGASNHEPVVAVHGARVEDAQPVGDGHLKMVVRFGGTKLRCFGWEMGASLERIGRQVDVVGTLRPDDWTGGEAVELRLTAVL, encoded by the coding sequence GTGGCGGCCAACGATCCGTCGGCCGCGCAGGAGCTCGGACGCGCCCTCGGGATCTCGCCGACGATCGCCCAGGTGCTCATGCACCGCGGGCTGCAGGATCCAGCGGCTGCGCGCGAGTACCTCGAGCCGCGCCTCTCGGGCCTGACGATCCCCGACGGCATGATCGATCGCGGCGCGGCCGCGGATCGCCTGGCGCGCGCGATCCGGGCGCGCGAGCGCATCGCGGTCTTCGGCGACTACGACGTCGACGGCACGACCAGCACCGCGATCCTGTGCGATGCGCTCGAGCAGATGGGCGGCGACGTCGTCGCGCTCGTCGCGAGCCGCTTCGCGGGCGGCTACGGCCTCAGCGCGCCGGCGCTCGAGCGGGTGCGCGCCACCGGCGCGACGTTGCTCGTCACGTGCGACTGCGGCTCGAGCGATCACCCGCGGGTCGCGGCGGCGCGCGCTGCGGGCATCGACGTGATCGTCGTCGATCACCACCTCGTCCCCGCCGAGCCGCTGCCTGCGAACGCGTTCCTGAACCCGCACCGGCCCGACTGCGCGTTCCCCTACAAGGGCCTCTCGAGCGCGGGGCTCGCGCTCTCGCTCGCGGCCGCGGTGCGCGCGGTGCTCGGCGCGAAGCTCGACCTGCGCGAGCTGCTCGATCTCGTCGCGCTCGGCACCATCGCCGACGTCGCCCCGCTCGATGGCGACAACCGGCGTCTGGTGCGCGCGGGGCTGGTGCGCCTCGCGCAACCGACCCGGCCGGGGCTCGTCGCGCTGCGCGAGCAGGCGAGGATGCGGGCGGGTGGCTCGCTCGGCGGCATCGACGTCGCGTTCCGGCTCGCGCCCCGCCTGAACGCGGCGGGAAGGCTCGGCGATCCCGCGATCACCGTCGCGCTTCTGCGCGCGCGCTCGATGGTCGATGCGCGCGCCCACGCGATCGCGATCGAGGCGCTCAACGACGAGCGCAAGGCGATCACGCGCCGCATCACCGAAGAAGCGGTGGCCCAGGTGCGCGAGGTCTACGCCGGGCGCCACGACGGCGGCATCGTCGTCGCGTCCGAGGGCTGGCACCGCGGCGTCGTGGGCATCGTCGCGGCGCGCCTCGTCGATCTCTTCGACGCACCGGTGCTCGCGATCGCGATCGAGGACGGCGTCGGGCACGGCAGCGGGCGCACCCCCGCAGGTTTCCCGCTCTACGACGCGATCAAGACGTGCCGCGACGAGCTGATCACGTTCGGAGGGCACCAGGCTGCCGCAGGGCTCAGCGTGCGCGCGACGCGCGTCGATGCGCTGCGGGGCGCGTTCGACGACGCGTGCCGCACGCTGCGCGCGCAGCGCGGAGACGTGGACACGTCGAAGCGCATCGACGTGGTGCTCGACGCGTCGAGCTACCCGCTCCCGCGCGCGTCGGAGCTCGCGCTGCTCGAGCCCCTCGGCGCGTCGAACCACGAGCCGGTCGTCGCGGTGCACGGCGCGCGCGTCGAGGACGCCCAGCCCGTGGGCGATGGGCACCTGAAGATGGTCGTGCGCTTCGGCGGCACGAAGCTGCGCTGCTTCGGCTGGGAGATGGGCGCGTCGCTCGAGCGCATCGGCCGCCAGGTCGACGTCGTGGGCACGCTGCGCCCCGACGACTGGACCGGCGGCGAGGCCGTCGAGCTCCGCCTCACCGCCGTTCTCTGA